In Saccharomyces cerevisiae S288C chromosome V, complete sequence, one DNA window encodes the following:
- the YEF1 gene encoding NADH/NAD(+) kinase (ATP-NADH kinase; phosphorylates both NAD and NADH; homooctameric structure consisting of 60-kDa subunits; similar to Pos5p; overexpression complements certain pos5 phenotypes; YEF1 has a paralog, UTR1, that arose from the whole genome duplication), giving the protein MKTDRLLINASPETCTKGDAEMDTMDTIDRMTSVKVLAEGKVLSNFEEPGLMRCGYHDAKNWVRRLSSETIVGEDTSNLYPFYVDTAYDVRRLRKDLINAKVDLQVENLIIICNINDISTVFLMREVVEWILRNFHSITVYVQDIFKKSTQFAVGDLCKDSNCSKNRVKYWSKEFVKKHDSFFDLMITLGGDGTVLFASSIFTKDVPPIVPFALGSLGFLTNFEFQNFKETLKHILTDEVRINLRMRLQCKLYRRNKPEIDAATGRKICYIDFISEHHVLNEVTIDRGPAPCLSLLELYGNDSLMTKVQGDGLIVATPTGSTAYSLSAGGSLISPSVNAIAVTPICPHTLSFRPIILPDSMELKVRVDMNSRGTSWVNFDGKDRVELKQGDYVVITASPYSVPTIESSASEFFESISKNLNWNDREEQKPFAHILSPKNQEKYRLDSSKNGNDTISNPLESSCISSDAQDEERKSVTETETEIVVERTRQAHFAI; this is encoded by the coding sequence ATGAAAACTGATAGATTACTGATTAACGCTTCCCCGGAGACATGTACCAAGGGAGATGCTGAGATGGATACTATGGATACTATTGACAGAATGACATCAGTTAAAGTTTTAGCGGAAGGCAAGGTATTAAGCAACTTCGAAGAACCGGGCTTAATGAGGTGCGGTTATCATGATGCAAAAAACTGGGTCAGAAGATTATCGAGCGAAACAATTGTCGGTGAGGACACGAGTAATTTATACCCATTTTATGTTGATACTGCATACGATGTAAGGCGTTTGAGAAAGGATCTTATAAATGCTAAGGTTGACTTGCAGGTTGAAAACCTGATAATAATCTGCAATATTAATGATATTTCCACTGTATTTCTCATGAGAGAAGTGGTGGAATGGATCTTACGCAATTTCCATTCAATAACTGTATATGTAcaagatatttttaaaaagtcAACTCAGTTTGCTGTTGGTGACCTCTGCAAAGACAGCAATTGCAGTAAAAACAGAGTAAAGTATTGGTCAAAAgaatttgttaaaaaaCACGATTCATTCTTTGACTTGATGATTACACTAGGGGGTGATGGAACTGTCCTTTTTGCTTCATCTATATTCACGAAAGATGTTCCGCCGATTGTTCCATTTGCCCTTGGATCATTAGGATTTCtaacaaattttgaatttcaaaatttcaaagaaacgTTGAAACATATCTTAACAGATGAGGTTCGTATTAATTTACGAATGAGGTTGCAATGCAAACTCTACCGTAGAAATAAACCAGAAATTGATGCCGCAACTGGGAGAAAAATATGTTACATCGATTTCATCTCCGAACATCACGTATTGAACGAAGTAACCATAGATAGAGGTCCAGCTCCTTGTTTATCCCTATTAGAACTCTATGGAAACGACTCACTAATGACTAAGGTTCAGGGAGATGGATTGATTGTTGCCACGCCTACGGGATCCACGGCATACTCATTGAGTGCAGGAGGCTCTTTAATATCGCCAAGCGTAAATGCCATAGCGGTGACGCCTATATGTCCTCATACTTTGAGCTTTAGGCCTATAATTTTACCAGATAGCATGGAATTAAAAGTTAGAGTAGATATGAACTCAAGAGGGACGTCGTGGGTGAATTTTGACGGAAAAGATAGAGTTGAATTGAAACAGGGTGACTATGTTGTGATAACTGCAAGCCCCTATTCGGTACCGACTATCGAGTCATCTGCCagtgaattttttgaaagtatCAGTAAAAATCTTAATTGGAATGACCGCGAAGAGCAGAAGCCATTTGCACATATTCTCTcgccaaaaaatcaagaaaaatatagattAGACTCATCGAAAAATGGAAACGACACCATAAGTAATCCCCTCGAGAGTTCATGCATAAGCTCAGATGCACAAGATGAGGAGAGGAAATCCGTAACGGAAACAGAAACAGAAATAGTTGTTGAACGGACTCGTCAGGCTCATTTTGCAATCTAA
- the CYC7 gene encoding cytochrome c isoform 2 (Cytochrome c isoform 2, expressed under hypoxic conditions; also known as iso-2-cytochrome c; electron carrier of the mitochondrial intermembrane space that transfers electrons from ubiquinone-cytochrome c oxidoreductase to cytochrome c oxidase during cellular respiration; protein abundance increases in response to DNA replication stress; CYC7 has a paralog, CYC1, that arose from the whole genome duplication) — MAKESTGFKPGSAKKGATLFKTRCQQCHTIEEGGPNKVGPNLHGIFGRHSGQVKGYSYTDANINKNVKWDEDSMSEYLTNPKKYIPGTKMAFAGLKKEKDRNDLITYMTKAAK, encoded by the coding sequence ATGGCTAAAGAAAGTACGGGATTCAAACCAGGCTCTGCAAAAAAGGGTGCTACATTGTTTAAAACGAGGTGTCAGCAGTGTCATACAATAGAAGAGGGTGGTCCTAACAAAGTTGGACCTAATTTACATGGTATTTTTGGTAGACATTCAGGTCAGGTAAAGGGTTATTCTTACACAGATGCAAACATCAACAAGAACGTCAAATGGGATGAGGATAGTATGTCCGAGTACTTGACGAACccaaagaaatatattCCTGGTACCAAGATGGCGTTTGCCGGgttgaagaaggaaaaggacAGAAACGATTTAATTACTTATATGACAAAGGCTGCCAAATAG
- the GDA1 gene encoding guanosine diphosphatase (Guanosine diphosphatase located in the Golgi; involved in the transport of GDP-mannose into the Golgi lumen, converting GDP to GMP after mannose is transferred to substrates; null mutants are defective in sporulation and pre-meiotic S phase entry; orthologous to human ENTPD6, a meiosis-associated non-obstructive azoospermia (NOA) related gene identified in GWAS studies) encodes MAPIFRNYRFAIGAFAVIMLILLIKTSSIGPPSIARTVTPNASIPKTPEDISILPVNDEPGYLQDSKTEQNYPELADAVKSQTSQTCSEEHKYVIMIDAGSTGSRVHIYKFDVCTSPPTLLDEKFDMLEPGLSSFDTDSVGAANSLDPLLKVAMNYVPIKARSCTPVAVKATAGLRLLGDAKSSKILSAVRDHLEKDYPFPVVEGDGVSIMGGDEEGVFAWITTNYLLGNIGANGPKLPTAAVFDLGGGSTQIVFEPTFPINEKMVDGEHKFDLKFGDENYTLYQFSHLGYGLKEGRNKVNSVLVENALKDGKILKGDNTKTHQLSSPCLPPKVNATNEKVTLESKETYTIDFIGPDEPSGAQCRFLTDEILNKDAQCQSPPCSFNGVHQPSLVRTFKESNDIYIFSYFYDRTRPLGMPLSFTLNELNDLARIVCKGEETWNSVFSGIAGSLDELESDSHFCLDLSFQVSLLHTGYDIPLQRELRTGKKIANKEIGWCLGASLPLLKADNWKCKIQSA; translated from the coding sequence ATGGCGCCCATCTTTAGAAATTACCGGTTCGCTATCGGTGCTTTTGCCGTTATTATGCTCATTTTGTTGATTAAAACATCTTCCATCGGTCCACCTTCTATTGCACGTACAGTTACTCCTAATGCTAGTATTCCCAAAACTCCGGAGGACATCTCTATCTTGCCCGTCAATGATGAACCAGGTTACCTTCAAGATTCGAAGACTGAACAAAACTATCCTGAGCTTGCCGATGCTGTGAAGTCACAAACAAGTCAAACATGCAGCGAAGAACATAAGTATGTTATCATGATCGATGCCGGCTCTACCGGTTCCCGagtacatatatacaagTTTGACGTCTGTACTTCCCCACCTACATTacttgatgaaaaattcgaCATGTTAGAGCCTGGTTTATCTTCTTTCGATACCGATTCCGTTGGTGCCGCTAACTCCCTTGACCCATTACTGAAAGTAGCAATGAACTATGTCCCTATTAAGGCAAGAAGTTGTACTCCCGTTGCGGTGAAAGCTACTGCAGGCCTAAGACTCTTGGGTGATGccaaatcttcaaaaattttgagcGCTGTAAGGGATCATTTGGAGAAGGACTATCCTTTCCCAGTTGTCGAAGGTGATGGTGTTTCCATCATGGGCggtgatgaagaaggtGTCTTCGCCTGGATTACTACAAACTACCTATTAGGTAATATCGGTGCTAATGGCCCCAAGTTACCTACTGCTGCCGTTTTTGACTTAGGCGGAGGGTCTACACAAATTGTTTTTGAGCCTACTTTCccaataaatgaaaaaatggtcGATGGTGAGCATAAATTTGATTTGAAGTTTGGTGATGAAAATTACACCTTGTACCAATTTTCTCATCTAGGTTACGGTTTGAAGgaaggaagaaataaagTTAACTCTGTTCTTGTGGAAAATGCATTAAAAGACGGCAAAATATTGAAGGGTGATAACACTAAGACTCATCAATTGTCATCTCCATGCCTACCGCCTAAAGTTAATGCCACAAATGAAAAGGTTACATTAGAATCCAAGGAAACTTATACCATTGACTTTATAGGGCCGGACGAGCCAAGTGGTGCACAATGTAGATTTCTGActgatgaaattttgaataaagaTGCTCAGTGCCAGTCTCCACCATGCTCTTTCAATGGGGTTCACCAACCTTCTTTAGTTCGTACATTCAAAGAATCGAACGATATCTATATTTTCTCTTATTTCTACGACAGAACCCGTCCATTGGGTATGCCCTTGTCCTTTActttgaatgaattgaaCGATTTGGCAAGAATAGTGTGTAAAGGCGAAGAAACTTGGAATAGTGTCTTCAGTGGCATTGCGGGGTCCCTAGATGAATTGGAAAGTGACTCGCACTTCTGTTTGGACTTATCTTTTCAAGTGTCCTTATTACATACGGGATATGACATTCCATTACAAAGAGAATTGAGAactggaaagaaaattgccAATAAAGAAATCGGTTGGTGTTTAGGTGCGTCATTACCATTGTTGAAAGCTGATAACTGGAAATGTAAAATTCAATCAGCTTGA
- the UTR2 gene encoding chitin transglycosylase UTR2 (Chitin transglycosylase; functions in the transfer of chitin to beta(1-6) and beta(1-3) glucans in the cell wall; similar to and functionally redundant with Crh1; glycosylphosphatidylinositol (GPI)-anchored protein localized to bud neck), with protein sequence MAIVNSWLICLVSIFSFVVRVEAATFCNATQACPEDKPCCSQYGECGTGQYCLNNCDVRYSFSHDSCMPVPICKSSSTKFKDYSSKLGNANTFLGNVSEADWLYTGDVLDYDDEESLILAMPKNSGGTVLSSTRAVWYGKVSARIKTSHLAGVVTGFILYSGAGDELDYEFVGADLETAQTNFYWESVLNYTNSANISTTDTFENYHTYELDWHEDYVTWSIDGVVGRTLYKNETYNATTQKYQYPQTPSKVDISIWPGGNSTNAPGTIAWSGGEINWDASDISNPGYYYAIVNEVNITCYDPPSDTKKNGTSAYVYTSSSEFLAKDIAITDDEVMMDSDEGSGLDPHKGATTSSTQKSSSSTATSSSKTSSDHSSSTKKSSKTSSTASSSSSSSSSSSSSSSTATKNGDKVVSSVSSSVTSQTQTTSSVSGSASSSTSSMSGNNAGANVAANWRLTVLCVILGYVL encoded by the coding sequence ATGGCAATCGTTAATAGTTGGCTAATTTGTTTAGTCagtattttttccttcGTGGTACGTGTAGAGGCCGCTACATTTTGCAATGCAACTCAAGCATGTCCCGAAGATAAACCATGTTGCTCACAATATGGTGAATGTGGTACTGGTCAATATTGTCTGAACAACTGTGATGTAAGATATTCGTTTAGTCATGATTCATGTATGCCTGTACCTATCTGCAAGAGTTCATCCACTAAATTCAAAGATTATTCCTCTAAGTTGGGGAATGCTAACACTTTCTTAGGAAATGTTAGTGAGGCTGATTGGTTGTATACTGGTGACGTTTTGGattatgatgatgaagaaagtTTAATTTTGGCGATGCCCAAGAACAGTGGTGGTACCGTTCTTTCCTCCACGAGGGCTGTTTGGTATGGTAAGGTCAGTGCTAGAATAAAGACGTCACATCTTGCTGGTGTGGTCACTGGGTTCATTCTGTATTCCGGCGCAGGTGATGAACTTGATTACGAATTCGTCGGTGCTGATCTAGAAACTGCTCAAACCAATTTCTATTGGGAAAGTGTTTTGAACTACACGAATTCTGCCAATATTTCCACTACTGATACATTTGAAAACTACCATACTTACGAATTAGATTGGCACGAAGATTATGTAACATGGTCCATCGATGGTGTCGTCGGTAGAACCTTGTACAAGAACGAAACTTATAACGCCACCAcccaaaaatatcaatacCCACAAACCCCATCCAAGGTGGATATTTCCATTTGGCCAGGTGGTAATTCTACCAACGCTCCAGGAACCATTGCATGGTCTGGTGGTGAAATTAATTGGGACGCATCCGATATCAGCAACCCAGGATATTATTATGCTATTGTCAATGAAGTTAATATCACATGTTATGATCCACCAAGCGATACCAAGAAGAATGGTACTTCTGCTTATGTGTATACTTCGTCCAGTGAATTTTTGGCCAAAGACATTGCTATTACCGATGATGAGGTCATGATGGACAGTGATGAGGGATCTGGCTTGGACCCACATAAGGGAGCTACCACATCTTCCACCCAAAAGAGTTCTTCCTCAACTGCAACCTCTTCCTCCAAAACGTCATCCGATCACAGCAGTTCAACTAAGAAGAGTAGTAAGACTAGTTCCACCgcttcatcatcatcatcatcatcttcttcttcttcttcttcttcctctacTGCTACTAAGAACGGAGATAAAGTCGTATCCTCCGTATCCTCTTCCGTCACTTCCCAAACTCAAACAACATCTTCTGTAAGCGGAAGCGCCTCCAGCAGTACAAGCTCAATGAGCGGTAATAACGCAGGTGCCAACGTAGCGGCAAACTGGCGTTTGACTGTTTTATGTGTCATCCTAGGTTATGTCTTATAG
- the UTR4 gene encoding putative acireductone synthase UTR4 (Protein with sequence similarity to acireductone synthases; involved in methionine salvage; found in both the cytoplasm and nucleus), translated as MGDNYSTYLLDIEGTVCPISFVKETLFPYFTNKVPQLVQQDTRDSPVSNILSQFHIDNKEQLQAHILELVAKDVKDPILKQLQGYVWAHGYESGQIKAPVYADAIDFIKRKKRVFIYSSGSVKAQKLLFGYVQDPNAPAHDSLDLNSYIDGYFDINTSGKKTETQSYANILRDIGAKASEVLFLSDNPLELDAAAGVGIATGLASRPGNAPVPDGQKYQVYKNFETL; from the coding sequence ATGGGAGACAATTACTCGACTTACTTGCTTGATATTGAAGGGACAGTGTGCCCGATCTCGTTCGTGAAGGAGACTTTATTCCCTTATTTCACGAATAAAGTGCCGCAATTGGTTCAACAGGATACAAGGGACTCCCCGGTTTCCAACATTCTGTCGCAGTTTCACATCGACAATAAGGAGCAGTTGCAGGCGCATATTTTGGAGTTGGTGGCCAAGGATGTGAAGGATCCAATCTTGAAACAGTTGCAAGGCTACGTCTGGGCTCACGGATACGAATCTGGGCAGATTAAGGCGCCCGTTTATGCAGATGCTATTGACTTTATCAAGAGGAAGAAGCGTGTGTTTATCTACTCTAGTGGATCTGTAAAGGCACAGAAATTGCTGTTCGGGTATGTTCAGGATCCCAACGCGCCTGCGCATGATTCGTTGGATTTGAATTCTTATATAGATGGTTATTTCGACATCAACACTTCTGGAAAGAAAACCGAAACACAGTCTTACGCCAACATCTTGCGGGATATCGGTGCGAAGGCTAGCGAGGTACTGTTCTTGAGCGATAATCCATTGGAATTGGACGCAGCGGCCGGCGTTGGAATAGCTACTGGGTTAGCTTCCCGACCTGGTAATGCACCTGTCCCCGATGGGCAAAAGTACCAGGTATAcaagaattttgaaactCTTTAA
- the GTA1 gene encoding Gta1p (hypothetical protein; proposed role in Golgi vesicle trafficking based on phenotypic profile, presence of a coiled-coil domain often associated with vesicle tethering proteins, and interaction profile process enrichment; may interact with ribosomes, based on co-purification studies; localizes to the ER and cell periphery in HTP studies; contains fibronectin type III domain fold) produces the protein MPVSVITTVLACLWLSYRLYKFLTIPVSSIVSTLKIKTPPATKVSIDKIATDSVTIHWENEPVKAEDNGSADRNFISHYLLYLNNTQLAIFPNNPNSLYTCCSITGLEAETQYQLDFITINNKGFINKLPSIYCMTKAREANEALKTRKWRRNTITSSTAMQPRNSKSEPAPLPSHYSSVSLSTFSSNITNSATSNNGSNLPAYTSLTTLKDLDSFSIDDLKKILICAQEDLHDVLSQQTSLLQDFQESKLELELELDNLKTHWSHEIDLRKSLKSNIKSLENSKLLTDLKIEKLNKKIDKSKEKISKMRNDMQKWSQEDTELLSKDTIKEKYFKLLNESNASVANINKEIESLQNEISKMEESNKRLNASKKSLITSIVVNANVENDKPIASGELSAVLKKLNDFTLEKNGFLSNAGEEFLSKLNADSSLIKMIKQELSIDQELEANWKLQRSNLLKKISALENQFNEMSLNNRNLKTKLMVQPYKNNGDSLAATNSNNSAEKNRSSGSIQLPLSNNMSRTGSIDLISNNNKSINNSNADSAPPLRLHNPVSYSPSNEPIQPSSSLLSQLTQDTDNRSMLSNHISSNNENKQQPSSYSHALPTTATANATATATATNGHSRSNLWTTAQFAQPSHQQVSTELDQAFEYDNANHLISGLQNMIYDETDYPDNISNYSKGFTTDELDNYWTKQQPQVRSTNESLFSTTGTPMSSYKANPVISPYSSSHLRQTSNATNTNPMHPQSLLAATLNDPSLQSFVRSGSFYSAPQPANSLQNNINGNETENISPRISSDFNLLVPNLSPRLSNDVPIVPGNNTTLTPSHSNILTMNHQPTADNITRRSFHASSPPFNSIWNSNTNQLSPPLEEQYHLDVPVGPKVPAKEPSPKPSHKRNQSNSSISSAWSKFKHKSASSPANADTDIQDSSTPSTSPSGRRMSKLLSKSGMNNLFNPHSHDS, from the coding sequence ATGCCAGTCTCTGTAATAACCACGGTTTTAGCATGTCTGTGGCTCTCTTATAGGCTCTATAAGTTTCTCACTATTCCTGTGTCCAGCATCGTCTCCACTTTGAAGATCAAAACTCCACCGGCAACAAAAGTGTCTATCGACAAAATAGCCACGGATTCAGTGACCATTCATTGGGAGAACGAACCTGTAAAAGCGGAGGACAATGGCAGTGCGGATAGAAACTTCATTTCCCACTATTTGTTGTATCTGAATAACACACAATTGGCTATCTTCCCAAACAACCCAAACTCCCTTTACACATGCTGCTCCATCACGGGTCTCGAGGCGGAGACGCAGTACCAGTTAGATTTTATAACGATTAACAACAAGGGCTTTATCAATAAGCTACCCTCCATTTACTGTATGACGAAGGCGAGAGAGGCGAATGAAGCGTTAAAGACTAGAAAATGGAGAAGAAACACCATCACATCGTCCACAGCTATGCAGCCCAGAAACTCCAAGTCCGAACCCGCCCCGTTGCCCTCTCACTACTCCTCTGTTTCCCTGTCTACTTTCTCATCCAATATTACTAATAGCGCCACCAGCAATAATGGTTCAAATCTACCCGCTTACACATCTTTGACTACGTTGAAGGATTTGGATTCGTTTTCCATCGATGATCTGAAAAAGATACTGATTTGCGCCCAGGAGGACTTACACGATGTGTTGTCCCAACAAACTTCGCTTTTGCaagattttcaagaatCGAAGTTAGAATTAGAACTAGAACTGGATAACTTGAAAACACATTGGTCGCACGAAATTGACTTGCGGAAATCCTTGAAATCCAATATCAAGTCATTGGAGAATTCTAAACTATTGACCGATTTGAAAATcgaaaaattgaacaagaaaatcGACAAAtccaaggaaaaaatatcgAAAATGCGCAATGATATGCAGAAATGGTCTCAGGAAGATACCGAGCTGTTGTCTAAGGATACCATAAAGgagaaatatttcaaattgcTAAATGAATCCAATGCCTCTGTGGCCAATATcaacaaagaaattgagtctttacaaaatgaaatttccaaGATGGAGGAGTCTAACAAGAGATTGAACGCCTCCAAAAAATCATTGATTACTTCCATAGTGGTGAATGCCAATGTGGAAAACGATAAACCTATTGCTAGCGGAGAATTGTCGGCTGTTTTGAAGAAGCTCAATGATTTTactttagaaaaaaatggatttttAAGTAATGCTGGTGAAGAGTTTCTATCCAAATTGAATGCAGACTCATCATTGATTAAAATGATTAAGCAAGAGCTAAGCATTGATCAAGAATTGGAGGCCAACTGGAAATTGCAGAGGTcaaatttgttgaagaaaattagtGCTTTAGAAAACCAATTTAATGAAATGAGCCTTAATAATcggaatttgaaaacaaaattaatgGTTCAACCATATAAGAATAACGGTGATTCGCTTGCTGCCACCAATTCGAATAATTCCGCggaaaaaaacagaagTTCTGGATCGATTCAATTACCATTATCCAACAACATGTCAAGAACGGGGTCCATTGATTTAATATCGAATAATAACAAAAGTATTAACAACAGTAATGCTGATTCTGCTCCTCCGTTGAGGTTGCACAATCCAGTTTCGTACTCTCCTTCGAATGAACCCATACAACCTTCAAGCAGTCTATTGAGTCAATTGACACAGGACACCGATAATCGATCAATGCTCTCCAATCACATCTCATCGAACAACGAAAACAAGCAACAGCCTTCTTCATATTCACATGCTTTACCTACAACTGCTACTGCTAatgcaacagcaacagcaacagcaactAATGGTCACTCAAGGTCAAATTTATGGACCACCGCACAATTCGCTCAACCTTCGCATCAACAAGTATCTACAGAATTGGATCAAGCTTTTGAATACGATAATGCAAACCACTTAATCAGTGGTTTGCAAAATATGATCTACGACGAAACAGACTATCCTGATAACATAAGCAATTATTCCAAGGGTTTTACTACAGACGAACTTGACAATTACTGGACTAAGCAGCAACCCCAGGTGCGCAGCACAAATGAAAGTCTTTTCTCTACGACTGGAACACCTATGTCATCATATAAGGCTAACCCAGTAATATCTCCATATTCTAGTTCTCATTTGCGACAAACCTCCAACGCAACCAATACGAATCCTATGCATCCACAGAGTCTACTCGCCGCTACATTGAATGATCCTTCATTACAAAGTTTTGTACGCAGTGGTTCTTTCTACAGTGCTCCGCAACCTGCAAACTCCTTACAGAACAATATCAATGGCAATGAAACCGAGAACATTAGTCCAAGGATATCAAGTGACTTCAATTTATTGGTGCCAAACTTGAGCCCACGACTCTCAAACGATGTGCCCATTGTTCCAGGCAATAACACTACTTTAACACCTTCACACTCGAACATATTAACAATGAACCATCAACCAACGGCGGATAACATTACACGAAGATCTTTCCATGCCTCTTCACCACCTTTCAACTCCATATGGAATTCAAATACAAATCAACTTTCTCCTCCATTGGAGGAGCAGTATCACCTCGATGTGCCTGTGGGTCCAAAGGTTCCCGCTAAAGAACCAAGCCCTAAGCCTTCTCACAAGAGGAACCAAAGTAACAGCAGCATTTCTTCTGCATGGTCCAAGTTTAAGCACAAGTCTGCATCATCACCTGCTAATGCGGACACGGATATTCAAGATTCATCAACTCCATCAACTAGTCCAAGCGGTAGAAGAATGTCAAAACTGTTGTCCAAGAGCGGTATGAATAATCTATTTAACCCGCACAGTCACGACTCATGA